A single region of the Solwaraspora sp. WMMD791 genome encodes:
- a CDS encoding response regulator transcription factor: MITVLVVDAQPLQRFAFRMLLESTPDTEVLGEAENGAEAVRRTTELHPDVVLMDIRMPGVDGIEATRRIVAAGGRSRILMLTTFDVDRYAFAALRAGASGFLLKTSRPEELLAGIRAVAAGDAVIAPPLTRRLLDAFADRLDDDLCGPTREDPRLNSLTDREREVLVAIGHGLTNGEIAQRFTLSESTVKTHVGRVLAKIGARDRIQAVTLAYDLRLTRPN; this comes from the coding sequence GTGATCACTGTGCTAGTGGTGGACGCCCAGCCGCTGCAGCGCTTCGCGTTTCGCATGCTGCTGGAGAGCACTCCCGACACCGAGGTCCTCGGCGAGGCCGAGAACGGCGCCGAGGCAGTTCGGCGGACCACCGAGCTGCATCCCGACGTCGTGCTGATGGACATCCGCATGCCGGGCGTCGACGGGATCGAGGCCACCCGGCGTATCGTCGCCGCCGGTGGACGTTCGCGGATCCTGATGCTGACGACGTTCGACGTGGACCGGTACGCGTTCGCCGCGCTGCGGGCCGGGGCGAGCGGATTCCTGCTCAAGACCAGCCGCCCGGAGGAGCTGCTCGCCGGCATCCGAGCCGTCGCCGCCGGGGACGCGGTGATCGCGCCGCCGCTGACTCGGCGGCTGCTCGACGCGTTCGCCGACCGGCTCGACGATGACCTCTGCGGGCCCACGCGGGAGGATCCCCGGCTGAATTCTCTGACCGACCGGGAGCGCGAGGTCCTCGTCGCCATCGGCCACGGCCTCACCAACGGCGAGATCGCGCAACGGTTCACGCTGTCGGAGTCGACAGTGAAGACCCACGTCGGGCGGGTCCTCGCCAAGATCGGCGCACGGGACCGGATCCAGGCCGTCACCCTCGCGTACGACCTGAGACTCACCCGGCCGAACTAG